AGATATGTCAGAGTATACTTGCCTGTGGCCGGATCAATATCCACGCGGAAGTGCGCGCCCGCCGCGCTGGTCAGCGTCGGCCCTCCGATGATCTTGCCGTCGCCGTCAAGGGTGAAGGCATAGTATTGCGTTTTTGTCGTGCAGGCGGCGTCCAGCCAGAAGGTGTGCGTATCGCCCTGATCGATGTCCGTCGCCAAGGCCGTGCCCACCGCCGTGGCGGCGTCCGCTCCATCCGTCTGGGTCACGGAGAGATGGACATCGGAGAGCGAGACTTCCGGCCGGTCGTTGGTGCCCTTGATGGTGACAGTGATCTTGCTTGACTCGGCTCCATGCCACAGCGTCAATGTTTCCGTCAACTCCGCGTCCTGGCGAAGCTCTTGCACCGCCGCCAGGGAATTGTTCAGCACATAAACGTACTTGCCCGTCACAGGATCAATGGTGGCCGTACCATAGAGGCCGGTCACCGTAGTGACGAAATGGCCATTGACATAAAAACCGTACAGTTCGCCGCTCGGAGCCCCGGAAGCCTGCCCCTCGTCCCACACGCGGACGGAGCCGTCGCTCCCGAAGGTTTCCAGCTTATCCTCCGTCACAACCATATCCGTACCGGTGAGATCATAACTCGGCCCCGGCCCTATCGGCGGAGAAGGCACGGGAGCGACGTGCACCGTGATTTCCTGGGAAGTCCAGCCGCCGTGCCCGTCCGCCACGTAAATGACAAAGCGCTCATCCCCGCCCGTGTCCAGGTTCGGGGCATACTGGTTCAGGGTATATACATATTTTCCGGTATACGGGTCCACGGTGAGCACACCGAATTTCCCTTCGGCGGACTGAAATTTCTGGGCGTCATCGCTTTCAGGATCGCCGGCCCCGCCGTTCTTCGTCAGGAAATAAAAGTTGTGGTGGGTGGAAGTGATCGCGCCGGGATGGCCAGCGTTCGACGTATCCTGCACCACCGCCTCATTGGCATCCGCGTCCGTGACGACAAGTTGCCCGTTTTCCGGAGTGACGGCGCCGGTACCGTCCCACGAGACATTCAGGTCATACGTGTACGTGGCGTCCACCACCGGATTGTCGTTGCTGCCCTGAATGGTGATGACCAGATTGCCGGTGCTCGAGGAAGAGTCGATGCCGTCGTGGCCGGTGGTCGCCTTGATCGTGAAGCTGTCCGTGAGCTGGTCTTCCACGTTCAGCTTCTGGATGTCGTTTAACGCGTTATCCCGCAGGGTATACGTATAGCTGCCGTCGCTGTGGAAGGTCAGCGTGCCGTACTTTCCTTCCACCGTATAGGGGGCTACGGCGCTGCCGTCGCCGCTGACGGAGTTGCCGGGGGCATCCACCGACGCGGTCAGCGAGAAATGTTTGTCCGTGTCCAGCGTATCCACATCCGTGGCGGTCACCCGTCCCGTGGTTGTTACGGAACCGCCGGGCAACGGCGTGGCATCATGCGCGCCGTTATCTTCCGTCACGCTGCCGCTCAGATTGCCCAGCACCGGCGGGTCGTCTTTGCCCGTGATGGGAATGCGGAGGGTTTCCTCGGTATACGCGCCCAGCTTATCGACGACGCGCACCGTGAATTCGTCATAGCCGGTTTGCCCTTCCGCCAGGGACTGGGCCTTGCGGTTGTCCAGATAATAGGTATACGCGCCCGTGCCCTGGATGATCTCCAGACGGCCGTACTCGCCCTGCAGAATCTGCACCTGGTTTCCGCCCTGGTCATTCAGGCTGTAGCTCAGGCTGTCGCCCGCATCCACATCCGAGGCAATGACCTGGCCGGACGTTACGGCATGGGAGCCGTCATCTTCCGCTACCGCCGCCGGGGCGCCCACGCTGCTGATCACCGGACGGTCGTTGCTGCCGGTGATGGTGATGATCAGATCTTCGTAATGGGCGCCGCCGCCGTCCGTAACCCGAACCTGGAAGGTCAGGGTGACTGTCTGACCTTCAGCCAGTCTGTTCACGATAGCCGCGTTATTGTCCAGAACAAATTCGTAAGCGCAGGCATTGTCGCCCGTGGGATTGAGCGTCAGCGTGCCGTAGGCCGTGTTCAACACCGTGCCGCCCGCGCCGGGCGTAATGGGTGTCGGCGTGCCGTTAATCTTCACACTGCCCGCCAGGTCGAAAATGATGGCGTCGCTGCGGTCGCCGTCCGTATGTTCCGCGTTCAGCATGCCGCTGACGGAGGGGGTGCCTGGATCATCCGTATTGCTCTGGGGCGCGACGCCCTCCTCCTTCACCGAATGCGTGCCCGTGGCTCCGTGGATTTTGGGCGGATCGTCCTTGCCGGTGATCGTCACCGTTATGGGTCTTGTTTCGGAGACAGCTCCGTGCGCATCCGTGACCGTGACCGTGAAATGCTCGTCGTGCGTCTGGCTGGAACTCAGCGCGATGACCTTTTCAGCGTTCGGATTCAGGGTATAGGTATAGTTCCCGTTTTTGTCGATGGTCAGCGTGCCGTACTCGGTGGTGAAAGATATGCTGCCGTCGGCGTGAGGCGTACCCGTGCCCATGGTTCCGTCCGTCCCGGCGATGCCGAAGCTCTGACTGGCTTTGGATCCGCCGTCGACCGGCACCATGTTTCCCGGTATGCCGTCGGCGTCCGGGTCCGCGACATTGAACTTTCCGGTGGCGGTCCGGGCCGTGCCGTTGTCCGCCAGCGTGTGTACGCCCGTGGTGCCGGACGCGAAGCTCAGCTCGGGCACGTCGTTGGTGCCCGTGACATTGACGGTGATAACCTGCGAGATCGTGCCGCCGTGGCCGTCGCTGACCGTAACGGTGAAGACGTCGGTCTTTGTTTCGCCGGCTTTGAGCGCCTGAGTGGCTCCCTTCGCATTATCCAGGGTGTAGACATAGCTTCCGTCGGCATGGAGTTCCAGCCTGCCATATATGCCGTCGTTCCTGTCCACGCTGTAGGACAGGCTGTCGTTGTCCGCGTCCGTGGCCTCGACCTTGCCGCTCGCTGAAGGCGTGTCCGTGAAAGGAAGATTGCCGCCCTCCCGCACGCCGGCTTCCGTAACGCTGTGGGTATGATTCGTGGACGTGATGACCGGAACCTGATCAGGCGTGAGGATGACGGTAATGGTCTGCGCATTGGAAACCGCCCCATGGGCGTCCGTGGTAGTGACCACAAAATTCAGCGTCGTGTCGGCGGTGACCCCTTTCGTGGAGGAGAAGGAATAGTTGCCGTTTCTGTCAACGGTCAGCGAACCGAACTCCGTTTCAAACACGGCGCTGCCGTCAGAATGCGCCGTACCCGTGCCAACGGTGGCGGCGCCGTTGGCAATGCTGAAGCTCTGGGCGGGGGTAATGCCGTCCTCCATGATGTCGCCAAGTCTGCCGTCCGCGTCCGGATCAAGCACATTCAGCTTGCCAAGCGTTCCCGAGTCTCCGCTGCCGCGTCCGCTCAACGTATGCTTGCCGGCATCGGCCCCGCCGTCAGCGAAGCTCAACTCGGGCACATCGTTGGTGACCGTGATTGTGACGGTGACTGTGGTTTCCACCGTGCCGCCGTAGTCATCGCTCACCGTGACGGTGAAAACGTCGGTCTTCGTTTCACCTGCTTTGAGCCCCTGGGTGGCCCCTTTCGTATTATCCAGGGTGTAGACGTAACTTCCGTCGGCATGGAGTTCCAGCCTGCCATATGTGCCGTCGTTCCTGTCCACGCTGTAGGACAAACTGTCGCCGTCCGCGTCCGTGGCCACGACCCGGCCGCTTGCTGAAGGCGTGTCCGTGAAAGGAAGATTGCCGCCCTCCTGCACGCCGGCTTCCGTGACGCTGACGTCCAAGACGCTGCCGGGTCCGGAAACATCCACAGTGGGCGCGTTGTTGGCGTCATTGTGAATGACGACGCTGATGGGCAGACTGTCCCATGAGCCGTGCGCGTCCGTGACTGTGACTACAAAATTTTCCGTGTGGACGCCGTTGTGGGCGGGAAGGTTCTTCACCGCGCCGTCGGGGTTCAGCACATAATCGTATGTGCCGTCTTTGTGGATGGTCAATGTGCCGTAGGCGGTCGTCAGCGAAGCGCCGCCATCAGGGTTGGGTCCGGCTGAGCCAGGGGTGGCGCCGTTCCCCACAATACTGAAGCTCTGATTTGGGGCGCCGCCGCTCGAACCGCCAAGCGCGCCATCGTGGTCGGGATCGGCCACGTCGAACCGGCCGTCGTTCCGCGCCTGCGTGACGGAAGCCTCCAGTTGTCCCTGGTCGGGAGAGGCAAAGCTCAGTTCCGGCGCGTCATTAGTGCCGGTAATGGTCACCGTGACGATCTGTTCCGCCGTGCCGCCCCTGCCGTCGCTGACCAGCAGCGTGAAGGAATCCGTGGCCGTTTCGCCTTGGGCCAGCGCATTGCTGCGGCTTGCGTCCAGCGTATATTCATACGTGCCGTCAGGGCCGACGCTCACAGTGCCGTACCGCGTCACGACGCTTGTGCCGTTGTCCCCCGTGCCCCGCACCAGCCAGGTCAGTGCGTCGCCGTCCGGGTCCATGGCGTCGGCGCTGCCGGAGGCCATGGGAATACCGGGATGAAGGGTATTGGCATCGGCAAGGCCGCTCAGGTCAGCCCTGTCGCCCCTGACGCCCGCCTCGTCCACACGCAGGGTCAGGTCCGCGCCGTCGATGACCGGCAGGGTATTGGGAGGAGGCGTCTGTCCCCCGGACGCGGGCGAGACCACGGTATTTTGCGCCAGCGTGAAACTGTCCCCGCCGTCCTCGCGGCCCGCGCTTGTACGCTGCCATTCCTGATTCCAGCCCCGGTTCCAGCCCACATCCAGCGGCCCCAGATGGGGTCTGCCATCCAGCAGTTCCAGACTGTCCCAGACGTGGTAATTGGAATCCTGCACCGGCCCCTGACTGTTGGTTCCGGCGCGGGACGCGTCGGCCTGTG
The sequence above is drawn from the Desulfovibrio porci genome and encodes:
- a CDS encoding VCBS domain-containing protein → MYILHKPEAAKRVTLPGEKIRDAQLDFNLADVNAARQGDDLVLSFEDGAQLVFTNYFQIHDGNLPELNFADGLKHLGPDDFRSDWERPHDKAEAAPGTREGGMDGADASGRLAGVSADSGADARASAPDSSSSRPTAQSPQTPPQADASRAGTNSQGPVQDSNYHVWDSLELLDGRPHLGPLDVGWNRGWNQEWQRTSAGREDGGDSFTLAQNTVVSPASGGQTPPPNTLPVIDGADLTLRVDEAGVRGDRADLSGLADANTLHPGIPMASGSADAMDPDGDALTWLVRGTGDNGTSVVTRYGTVSVGPDGTYEYTLDASRSNALAQGETATDSFTLLVSDGRGGTAEQIVTVTITGTNDAPELSFASPDQGQLEASVTQARNDGRFDVADPDHDGALGGSSGGAPNQSFSIVGNGATPGSAGPNPDGGASLTTAYGTLTIHKDGTYDYVLNPDGAVKNLPAHNGVHTENFVVTVTDAHGSWDSLPISVVIHNDANNAPTVDVSGPGSVLDVSVTEAGVQEGGNLPFTDTPSASGRVVATDADGDSLSYSVDRNDGTYGRLELHADGSYVYTLDNTKGATQGLKAGETKTDVFTVTVSDDYGGTVETTVTVTITVTNDVPELSFADGGADAGKHTLSGRGSGDSGTLGKLNVLDPDADGRLGDIMEDGITPAQSFSIANGAATVGTGTAHSDGSAVFETEFGSLTVDRNGNYSFSSTKGVTADTTLNFVVTTTDAHGAVSNAQTITVILTPDQVPVITSTNHTHSVTEAGVREGGNLPFTDTPSASGKVEATDADNDSLSYSVDRNDGIYGRLELHADGSYVYTLDNAKGATQALKAGETKTDVFTVTVSDGHGGTISQVITVNVTGTNDVPELSFASGTTGVHTLADNGTARTATGKFNVADPDADGIPGNMVPVDGGSKASQSFGIAGTDGTMGTGTPHADGSISFTTEYGTLTIDKNGNYTYTLNPNAEKVIALSSSQTHDEHFTVTVTDAHGAVSETRPITVTITGKDDPPKIHGATGTHSVKEEGVAPQSNTDDPGTPSVSGMLNAEHTDGDRSDAIIFDLAGSVKINGTPTPITPGAGGTVLNTAYGTLTLNPTGDNACAYEFVLDNNAAIVNRLAEGQTVTLTFQVRVTDGGGAHYEDLIITITGSNDRPVISSVGAPAAVAEDDGSHAVTSGQVIASDVDAGDSLSYSLNDQGGNQVQILQGEYGRLEIIQGTGAYTYYLDNRKAQSLAEGQTGYDEFTVRVVDKLGAYTEETLRIPITGKDDPPVLGNLSGSVTEDNGAHDATPLPGGSVTTTGRVTATDVDTLDTDKHFSLTASVDAPGNSVSGDGSAVAPYTVEGKYGTLTFHSDGSYTYTLRDNALNDIQKLNVEDQLTDSFTIKATTGHDGIDSSSSTGNLVITIQGSNDNPVVDATYTYDLNVSWDGTGAVTPENGQLVVTDADANEAVVQDTSNAGHPGAITSTHHNFYFLTKNGGAGDPESDDAQKFQSAEGKFGVLTVDPYTGKYVYTLNQYAPNLDTGGDERFVIYVADGHGGWTSQEITVHVAPVPSPPIGPGPSYDLTGTDMVVTEDKLETFGSDGSVRVWDEGQASGAPSGELYGFYVNGHFVTTVTGLYGTATIDPVTGKYVYVLNNSLAAVQELRQDAELTETLTLWHGAESSKITVTIKGTNDRPEVSLSDVHLSVTQTDGADAATAVGTALATDIDQGDTHTFWLDAACTTKTQYYAFTLDGDGKIIGGPTLTSAAGAHFRVDIDPATGKYTLTYLAGGPHFTQDDTRDVSFTVYTWDNSGATDGSDVSEPQTVTVTINGTNAAPEWHIPLTNAVTEDNGLPTTPAGTNVTCSGAFLTDGGVTDDTGNSADSGLSFSINGSTSLLKGMYGTLLITDARTGAYTYTLDNALDSVQSLGVGEHVTETFTIRVTDKHGGYSEETVTITINGTNDAPTLNACSDLHLTATANSASATSANAAAVGHDVDVHDSLTYSFSYDASAGGDNHGLDYNDYGTFGIDPNTGRYTFTLDNSKDAVRSLSENDSVDLHFSVTVSDGHGGTASQDMVVHISGVNDAPEFVDGSNQPLADGVAVTGSLAWDAGMPLTGTVHAADAENDTLSYGIQGSLTGTYGDLTIDSATGQYTYTLHPGLTQDMLPPDATDKFTLVVSDGHSQNGTDTVDLGISITGGTAVSAPLSLSSLLTDVPQEGDSEVMANLLAEGMSLNELLGGGDRGTDAAVSAPAAQAVADAASFAAPVDLISPPGGEEEAMVRLVLEHQAG